One genomic segment of Gadus chalcogrammus isolate NIFS_2021 chromosome 3, NIFS_Gcha_1.0, whole genome shotgun sequence includes these proteins:
- the cep44 gene encoding centrosomal protein of 44 kDa isoform X1, giving the protein MSTGDLKGALRKLDSLLRAMKYPRDVDYNGLSKGDPSAFLPIVDFSLTTFSPLLTAQLITAEFELTGKTDLRFTDTVYKVLRDVFQYKPVLTKQQFLQCGFSQSKIAVICDIINLVLQRHKQLKKEKLCKEPYSGKTAGDAQPLSRHSCYKENDGPLNSPGTLNGQRMNEGKEDKELPDKRRSQVPPVEERISSLEASLESFALVIERLPTLGTQLESLPMALERLSTLGTRLEGLPLALDKLSTLETRLAKLETHLEKGTACGCPYKNQDLVTISKENWDNLQSRVLLLETKLELASIQRGPLEGSHEHKQAVTQVQPSSLTFSPPLSCPQKDDLQDRLERITSMMKNTSSLLKISDVSI; this is encoded by the exons ATGTCCACCGGTGATTTAAAAGGTGCTCTCCGTAAACTGGACTCGTTGTTGCGGGCTATGAAGTATCCAAGAGACGTCGATTACAACGG CTTATCCAAAGGAGATCCATCAGCATTCCTACCAATAGTGGACTTCAGCTTGACCacgttctcccccctcctcactgcACAGTTGATTACGGCAGAGTTCGAGCTCACTGGAAAAACTGATCTTCGATTCACCGACACTGTTTATAAG GTGCTGAGGGATGTCTTCCAGTACAAACCCGTACTTACCAAGCAGCAGTTCCTACAGTGTGGTTTCTCTCAAAGTAAAATAGCTGTTATCTGTGACATTATTAACCTTGTCTTGCAACGGCACAAGCAGCTGAAAAAGGAAAAG ttGTGTAAAGAACCCTATTCCGGGAAAACTGCAGGAGACGCCCAGCCTTTATCTAGACACTCCTGTTATAAGGAAAACGATGGGCCTCTGAACTCTCCTGGAACTCTGAATGGTCAACGGATGAATGAAGGGAAAGAAGACAAGGAGCTCCCAGATAAAAGGAGATCCCAG GTCCCACCTGTGGAAGAGCGGATTTCATCCCTGGAAGCCAGTTTAGAGAGCTTTGCACTGGTCATAGAGAGGCTTCCCACACTGGGAACCCAGTTAGAGAGCCTCCCTATGGCCCTAGAAAGGCTTTCTACATTGGGAACCCGGTTAGAGGGCCTTCCTCTTGCTCTAGATAAGCTTTCTACGCTTGAAACACGCTTGGCTAAACTGGAGACGCATCTGGAGAAAGGGACGGCCTGCGGATGCCCATATAAG AATCAAGACCTTGTTACCATTTCAAAAGAGAACTGGGACAATCTTCAAAGCAGAGTTTTGTTGTTGGAAACTAAACTAGAACTTGCCAGTATCCAG AGAGGTCCCCTGGAAGGAAGTCATGAGCACAAACAGGCAGTAACCCAAGTCCAGCCCTCATCGCTTACCTTcagtcctcctctctcctgtccgcAGAAG GACGATCTACAGGACAGGCTGGAGAGGATAACCAGCAT
- the cep44 gene encoding centrosomal protein of 44 kDa isoform X2 → MSTGDLKGALRKLDSLLRAMKYPRDVDYNGLSKGDPSAFLPIVDFSLTTFSPLLTAQLITAEFELTGKTDLRFTDTVYKVLRDVFQYKPVLTKQQFLQCGFSQSKIAVICDIINLVLQRHKQLKKEKLCKEPYSGKTAGDAQPLSRHSCYKENDGPLNSPGTLNGQRMNEGKEDKELPDKRRSQVPPVEERISSLEASLESFALVIERLPTLGTQLESLPMALERLSTLGTRLEGLPLALDKLSTLETRLAKLETHLEKGTACGCPYKNQDLVTISKENWDNLQSRVLLLETKLELASIQV, encoded by the exons ATGTCCACCGGTGATTTAAAAGGTGCTCTCCGTAAACTGGACTCGTTGTTGCGGGCTATGAAGTATCCAAGAGACGTCGATTACAACGG CTTATCCAAAGGAGATCCATCAGCATTCCTACCAATAGTGGACTTCAGCTTGACCacgttctcccccctcctcactgcACAGTTGATTACGGCAGAGTTCGAGCTCACTGGAAAAACTGATCTTCGATTCACCGACACTGTTTATAAG GTGCTGAGGGATGTCTTCCAGTACAAACCCGTACTTACCAAGCAGCAGTTCCTACAGTGTGGTTTCTCTCAAAGTAAAATAGCTGTTATCTGTGACATTATTAACCTTGTCTTGCAACGGCACAAGCAGCTGAAAAAGGAAAAG ttGTGTAAAGAACCCTATTCCGGGAAAACTGCAGGAGACGCCCAGCCTTTATCTAGACACTCCTGTTATAAGGAAAACGATGGGCCTCTGAACTCTCCTGGAACTCTGAATGGTCAACGGATGAATGAAGGGAAAGAAGACAAGGAGCTCCCAGATAAAAGGAGATCCCAG GTCCCACCTGTGGAAGAGCGGATTTCATCCCTGGAAGCCAGTTTAGAGAGCTTTGCACTGGTCATAGAGAGGCTTCCCACACTGGGAACCCAGTTAGAGAGCCTCCCTATGGCCCTAGAAAGGCTTTCTACATTGGGAACCCGGTTAGAGGGCCTTCCTCTTGCTCTAGATAAGCTTTCTACGCTTGAAACACGCTTGGCTAAACTGGAGACGCATCTGGAGAAAGGGACGGCCTGCGGATGCCCATATAAG AATCAAGACCTTGTTACCATTTCAAAAGAGAACTGGGACAATCTTCAAAGCAGAGTTTTGTTGTTGGAAACTAAACTAGAACTTGCCAGTATCCAGGTATAA
- the fbxo8 gene encoding F-box only protein 8, producing the protein MGQALWRLPLDAGQQQQLQEELVDHLANREQQRAGEQATREGGPQSRPPQHCHGLGTDIYQLLRRGGRAQHRFIDLEMLPPELSITILSYLNATDLCLAGCVWQDLGHDEYLWQGLCKSTWGHCSIYNRRLPSGFSYRRLYLQLDEGSLTFNGNAHEGISYFMSKGILVDHPMELAKFIFYTRRLNCKMLRMYLDERRDVLDELVTLHNFSNQFLPNALRGFFRHIHAPEERGEYLETLIIKFSQRFCTCNPALVRELGLSPDAVYVLCYSLILLSIDLTSPHVKNKMSKREFIRNTRRAAHNVSDDFVGHLYDNIYLIGHVAA; encoded by the exons ATGGGCCAGGCGTTGTGGAGGCTGCCACTGGACGCaggacaacagcagcagctacagGAGGAGTTAGTGGACCACCTGGCAaacagagagcagcagagagctgggGAACAAG CCACAAGAGAAGGAGGCCCCCAAAGCAGGCCCCCCCAACACTGCCATGGACTTGGGACTGATATCTATCAGTTACTCAGGAGGGGTG GAAGGGCCCAGCACAGGTTTATAGATTTGGAGATGCTCCCGCCAGAACTAAGCATCACCATCCTGTCTTATCTTAACGCTACTGACCTGTGCCTGGCAGGCTGTGTTTGGCAGGACCTGGGCCATGATGAATATCTTTGGCAGGG GCTGTGCAAGTCCACATGGGGTCACTGTTCCATCTATAACAGGAGGCTACCCAGTGGCTTTTCATACAGGAGACTCTACTTGCAGCTGGATGAAGGCAGTCTGACATTCAATGGCAATGCTCATGAG GGGATCAGTTATTTCATGTCTAAAGGAATCCTGGTGGACCATCCCATGGAGCTCGCTAAGTTTATCTTCTATACCCGACGGCTCAACTGTAAGATGCTGAGGATGTACCTCGATGAAAG ACGGGACGTCCTGGACGAGCTGGTCACCCTGCACAACTTCAGCAACCAGTTCCTGCCCAACGCCCTGAGAGGTTTCTTCAGGCACATCCATGCCCCCGAGGAACGGGGGGAGTACCTGGAGACCCTCATCATTAAATTCAGCCAGAGGTTTTGCACTTGTAACCCGGCCCTCGTTCGAGAGCTTGGCCTCAGCCCCG aTGCGGTCTACGTCCTGTGCTACAGTCTGATCCTGCTGTCCATCGACCTGACGAGCCCCCACGTCAAAAACAAAATGTCCAAGAGGGAGTTCATCAGAAACACGCGACGCGCAGCCCACAACGTTTCAGATGACTTTGTGGGGCATCTCTATGACAACATTTACTTGATTGGCCATGTAGCTGCCTAG